The following proteins are encoded in a genomic region of Chitinophagales bacterium:
- a CDS encoding LysE family transporter, translated as MTLSIALVYLLGLISPGPDFVMCVKNSLQYNRTTGRYTALGFGLGILVHIAYSFLGIAYLISTNKNIFIIIQLLGALYLLYMGIGAIKNANTTFQINEQHQNKQGLSAIQAIKSGFLTNILNPKATLFFLSIFTVIQTKQVPLLNSILLSIFFVIATITWFYIVATLITHHKFQSRIIRYSHYINKLLGIILIFISLEILYTVIKNFV; from the coding sequence ATGACACTATCTATTGCTTTGGTATATTTACTAGGATTAATTAGTCCTGGACCAGATTTTGTAATGTGTGTAAAAAATAGTTTACAATACAACAGAACAACTGGACGATACACTGCTTTAGGTTTTGGCTTAGGAATTTTAGTGCATATTGCTTATAGCTTTTTGGGCATTGCTTATCTCATATCAACCAATAAAAACATATTTATAATAATACAATTATTAGGTGCTTTGTATTTATTATACATGGGAATTGGTGCCATAAAAAATGCCAATACTACTTTCCAAATCAACGAACAACATCAAAACAAGCAAGGACTATCTGCTATTCAAGCAATAAAATCTGGTTTTTTAACTAATATTTTAAATCCAAAAGCAACGCTATTTTTTCTAAGTATTTTTACGGTCATTCAAACAAAACAAGTACCATTACTCAACAGTATTTTACTAAGCATATTTTTTGTAATAGCAACTATTACTTGGTTTTATATTGTAGCAACACTCATTACACATCATAAATTTCAATCTAGAATAATAAGGTACAGTCATTACATCAATAAATTACTAGGAATTATATTAATATTTATTAGTTTAGAAATATTATATACTGTAATTAAAAATTTTGTTTAG